The sequence TACCGAAGCCCAGCAGTTTGCTGATCAAGCGTTAGAACTCGCCCCAGACGATCCGGCGATGCAGCTTTATGCAGCAGAGTTATCTTACCGCATCGACGCGCCAGAGAATGCCAATGAGCACCTCAAACGGGCCCTGGAACTGGCCGGCGAGAGCCCCTATGTACTGAACACATCAAGCTTCCTGCTTGCTCGCATGGGCAGGCACGACCAATCCTTGCCACTAGCCGACAAGGTTGTCGAACTGGCCGAAACCAAGCACACCATCCATCGCCACACAGCCCTTAATCAACGAGCCTACGCGATCGCCCTGGCGGCAGAGGATGGACAGGCTTCCCCAGAGCAGATCAAGCAGGGGCTGATCGACATTAACGAAGCTCTGGCTATCTTCGTACACGACGATATGGTGATTGACCAACGGATCGCTAACTATCTCGATACCCGAGGCTATCTCGAACTCTTTGCTGGTGCCCCCAAACAAGGTCTGGAAGATATCAACAAAGCAATCGCAGTGTACGAACTCTTGCGGCAAAAATTGCTTGCCCAAACGAAGAAAGATGAAAAGCTCGACCAACTCCCTGAAACGGTGGTTGCCGAGGACAAAGAACTGAAGAACGTCCTTGCGGTCCTCTACTCGCATCGCGCTGCGATTTACGAAAAGTTGAACCAGCCAGAAGCTGCCGCAGCAGATCGCGCGCGAGCTAAAGATTTCGGTCTGAACCGCAAGAAGGGAATTTGGTAGTAGTTCCAGCGAAACGAACTTCCGCGAAGTGGCACTAAACCACTTCGGTTTCCTCTAATTTCACGTCAGATTTACTTGCCGAATCCTCGATCTCAAGCCGCGTCCCCAGCGACCGTTCAAGCAAGCGAATTTCTTCCAGCAAGTTCTTATCGTCACTCAGTTCCTCGTGAGCATTCGTTTCAGATGAGGAAGGATAGGGAACGACCTTATCGCCTGTGTGACAGAAGATACAATTTCGTCCATTCGCTTTGGCGCGGTAAAGAGCCGCATCAGCACGGGCCAACAACGTCTGCGGTTCATCAGCAGCACTTGCCTGGGCAACGCCTCCGCTCACGGTCACGTTCAGCTTTTCCTCGGCCGCACTGCGTACCCGTTCGGCAAACATGCCTGCTCCGTCCAGACCAGTGGAAGGCATTAAAACAACGAATTCTTCGCCACCGTAACGTGTAACCACATCGGTTTCACGCACGCAGTTGTCGATCAAATCCGCAACTTTCTGCAACACCCGGTCTCCCTCTAGATGACCATACTCGTCGTTGATTCTCTTGAAATGATCGACATCCAAAATGCACAGCGAGAAAGTCAGCTCGTAGCGATCTTTCATCGCAAACAAGCTTTCCAGGCTATCATCTAAAGCCCGCCGATTAGAGAGGCCAGTCAACGGGTCGGTACGTGATTCGGTGAAGGTCATCAACAGGTTGGCCTGCTGACGCACTTCGTCATAGGCATGCGCAATCTGGGAAGAGAGCCGCATCGTCGGGCTCAACATGCGTTCCGCTTCTTCGCATAAGGTTTGCCAAGATTCCCCCGACTGGTTCTCGTCGGAACTCATCAGCAAAATACGATCTTTGAAGTGAGTAATGCTTGATTGATGGGTCGCCAGATTGCGGCGTACTTCGCGCGAAATTTCCTCGAGCTGCTTTACGACAGCCTTGGCCCGCTTCAGCTCGCGGCGAGCAAACGCATGCTCTACCGATGCTGGCTGCTGATTTCTTTTGCCCAAGAAGTAGCCAATCAACGCAATCAGCGCCATTGCCACTGGGGTCGGTATTCCGAAAATCCAGTCTTCCATCCTGGCTCTACCCTGTTCACTCTGGGAGGACTCGTTGTCTCAATACGGCTTCTCGCTACCCTTCCGGTCACTTACAACCGATTCCGACTTCCCACGCCCTGCAGGCACAGCGCACCGAACCCCACGACGATCAGAAAAGCCAGCGTCCACTCCAGCGTCCCCATATGCACGACAAAGTCTTCTGTTTTGTCGATGAGCTTGAAGAGGAAATCTCGCATGGTTTTGCAGTCCCGCGACGGAAAAAAGGCAAACGATATACCACACTAGAACGGTAGGTCATGAATCGATGCCAGGCACCAAAACCAATCCAAATTGCCCGATTCATGCGAACCACCAACAACCGTCCGGACAACTCACAGCCCCGAACTGTCCTTTCTGGGGGAATGCTTGCAGCGAGCAAAAAAAATGCGAGCAAATTATCGCCAGGGGGCCTTGAGTTCTGTGAAGATGGGCCTATATTTATCTATCTCAACACGAGTTGGGGCCGTAGCTCAATTGGTTAGAGTACCGGACTGTCGATCCGGTGGTTGCGGGTTCGATCCCCGTCGGCCTCGCTTTTAAAGCGAAAATGGCAGTTGTTGGATGTCCAACAACTGCCATTTTTTACGCGCTCATTTTGAAATTGCAATTGGGCCATTGGCCCGGCGTCGCACAGCCAACTCTTCGGTAATTGCTGCCGTTAATCGTTGACATTGCTAACCTGTGCGACTCTGGGGCAGCGATCTTTTTCCTTGCTGGGAACCGAACTTCTATCCGGTTTTTGTGACTCTGGAAAACAAAACAGCAGTACGCAACTAGCCTATTTGGCTATTTTGACCGGCTGCTCTCGTGCCTCACTGAAGAGTTAACGGTACCGTTATAAATCAACGATGCCCTGGGCAGATTTCTCTTCGTCCGTCGCGAGGGACGCCAACGCGCATCGGGCTCGATTGAGCTTCGGCAATAACCAACAAAAACTGCAATCATGCGGCGGCGTGGCCTCGACCTTCGGAGATTCTTGCACACCTCCGAATTTGTCGTAGCCGTTTTGCAGAAGTTTCGGCATTGGCTACGACCGCCGAGCCTGGTTGGATCAGAGGCGGCGCGGAACTGAGAAGGAGTCCGCGCCGTCCTCTGACCACCATTTGATGCAACGCTACCGCGTCGTTCACTTGAACGAACCAATTGCAATTAGGCGTGGAAACGCCTCGTCAAATGCTGCGCTTGGTGCCAACCAATGGACCAACACCATGCATCTTTGCATGCGCCAACGGGACGCCTGCGCGTCCCCCCGAAACACCTCGCATGTCGTGTGGGAATGCGCGACTCTCAGGGAGGCCTTGATACTGGCGATCGCGGCGATGGACGCGAGGAGCGAGCGAACGCCAGTGCTCTGCAAGAGGCACCTTTTCCATGATTTCCCAACCACCACTTGGGCCCAATACCTATCTACGTCAATTCTTCCTCCGCCACTACATCCCGCATTGCATCGAAGATCCAACCAGCCGCAACATGGAAGGATACGAACGTGCCCTCGATCTGTGGGAGGAACTAACCGACAACCCGCCGCTAAAGCAAATCACTTGCGAGACGTTGTCCGAGTTCAAAGGCAAACTGCTTGCCTTTCGTTTTCGCGGGCGAACGCTCGCGGTAAACACGGTCCACAAGCATCTATCGCACATTCAGTGGGTTCTCGATCAGGCCGGGCCACCAGGTCGACGCGGCAAAGAGAAAACGGCCGTCGGGATCTTGGACCGAGTTCCATTTACGAAGTTGCCCAAGCGACGCGAAACGTACCAGGACGAAGTCCCTGCCGACGACATCGTGAAAGTGTTTCACGTGGCTGGCGAGCATGCCCGCTTGCCCAAAGTCCCCGGCGTCAACCCAGGCCATTTATGGCAAGCCATCTTCGGGCTGCAACTTTGTACCAGCCTAAGAATCGGCCAGTGTTCGCAGATCCCCATGAACGCCGTCAAATGGGATCGCATGCAAATCGTTTTGCCTTACGAGATCTGCCGCAAGTCGAAGAAGGACGAACCGAAACCGGTTCACTCTTTCGTCATGCAGTTGCTGATGCGAATTCGTGGGCCTCGGGAACTGCTGTTTCCGATCTTCGAGGAACATTCCAAGAAGACGATCTACGACGAACTTCATCGCCTGCAAGATCTCGCAGGCGTTCCCCACTTCGGGTTTCACGCCGTGCGAGCTTCCGCAATCACCAGCTTGTCGGAAATCTCTGGCGAAGCTGCTCAGTTTGCAGCCGGCCACGCAAGCATGCGAACCACACGAATCTATCAAAAGGTTCGCTTGCTGTCCCAAGCCCAAGAGAAGCTAACGATCTTCGACGCATTAGCCCAAGGCAGGGAGGAATCGGAAGCCGTTTAACGGACCGTCCGCTTCGTTGGACTCCCCTGCCCTTCCCTGTTTCAACGCGTGGAACGGTTCCACGCGTGGCTTTTGCTGCCCCCCTTGGACCGCCTGACGGTCCGCATCTGAAAGGATTCCAAGATGCTTGTTCTTTCTCGCTACCAAAACGAAACGATCATGATCGGCGACGACGTGGCAATCACCGTCGTCGAAATTCGCGGCGATAAGGTCCGCCTGGGGATCGAGGCCCCCAAGTCGATCGACGTTCACCGTCGCGAAGTGTGGGCCAAGATCAAGGCCGGCCAGGATGAAGAAGGCGGCGAAGCGATCCCAGTTCCTGCCGCGTAACCGCTCAAACATGCCCCACGGTCCAGGGCGTTTTGGGCCGGTGTTCTTTTTGAATGGAGTTGTTCTCGATGGTATTCCCCCTCTTTACCGACTTTCTGAAATCGTGTCGCGATCGCGGCGCGGAGACGTTCAATCGCATTAAGGATCGCACCACGTTTAACCGTGTGGTGTGGGCCTGTTTCCTGATCGGTCGCGCTGATGGCAACTTCGATAGCCAAGAGCGAAAAGCAACCGCCGAATTGATTCGTGAAAAGCTGCCTCAGTACTCGCTCGACGACATCTTAGAAGCGATTGCGAAGGCAGAAGACAAGCTGAACTTCGATGTCAACATGGGCACGCTCGAAGTGATGGACGAGATCGGCAAAGCGAAAGGCGAAGCAGCCGAAGCGATCATTCGGGCGGCCGTCTACATTGGCGGGGCTGACGGCGACTTCGACGACACCGAGAAGGGAATCGTTCGCCAGCTTTGTTCACGCATGGAACTAAACCCGGTGAACTACGGGCTGTAACCGCTACCCCGGAACCGCGTCCGGCCTGGATGGTGTGCTGTGAAGCAAGGCCGGACGCGGGTTTTGGAATGGATGCACGCCCAAAGAAAAGGAGTTTTGCCCCATGTTATGCGAACGGACTGAGTCGGCATTTTGTCGGCAACCTGGCGACAAGATTAATCAGACATTCGTCATTCGGACAACGCCTTCTGCGACGGGAGGGCAATAACCATGGCCGGCGAATGGATGCAAATCGATATCGACATCATGGAAAAGCCAGAGTTCTTGCGAATAGTCGAGATCACTGGCGACGCAGACGAGCTTGTTCTCTTTCGTCTGGTGAAGCTGTGGTCGTGGGTGGAAAGAGCCACCACGGACGGATTCTTTCCGGGCCTCACGGTGAACACGCTTGCCCGCAAGTTCGGTGGAACGCCTGAATTTTGGCTGGCCTTGGCGGATCCTGCCGTCGATTGGCTCTGGATCACCGAGGAAGGCTTGCAGATTCCGCGTTATGAAAAGCGGTTTGACAAGTCGGCCAAACGCCGCGCCCAAGATGCACGGCAGAAGGCTAAATCGCGAGCAGCTAAGGCCGAAGAGCCTAAGCCTGCGAAGCGTGGCATTGTGTCGCCAGGTTGCCGACAGAATGCCGACCAACAGGACAGTAAGAACAAGAAGAAGAATTTACCTGATCAGAGTAACAGTCAAACGGCCTCCACACCTTCCCCAAAGAAAGAACCCCCTGATTGCTCTGACCAAGGAAAAGGAAGTTCGGGGAAGAAAGCCCAAGGCGAACTGTTCACCGAAGTAGAGCTTTCTAAGGTGATGGAGGTTGCCGAAGAACTCTTTCGCCAGGCGAAGTACTCCGGCGATGACGGGGGAATCTTCTACAAGGCGGCTGCCGTTCTCGAAACCAATCCCGGCAAACTAACCCGCCACCAGTTGGTCGACGCTGCTCGGGGTTGCCGTGGAAGTCGAAACGCACCAGGTTACTTTCGGCAGACAGTTCGCAATATCTGTCCCGAGTTCGACCAGCTTTCTCTGGGCGTTTGGATTGAGCCACGTTGGCCCCAACAGCCACCCAACCGAATTCCTAGACGCAGCCGCGACGCTTTGCAGTTGCGTGGCGTTCCCTTGGCGACAACGGACGGCGACTCCACCGAAATAGCACGCCGAAAAGTCCTCGCGCAGTTGGAGACTATCGGCACATGACAAATCATGGCCTCATGAATAGTTCCCCCTTGGCAAGCCACGTCTGTCAGCAATGCGGTGGGCCTGGGTATGGCTCGTTTTGCTCGTACCGGTGTTGGCGGATCAATCGCGGGCTGCCTGTTGAGGATCTGCCAGGCGAATGTTTCGTTGCCGACGAACAGCCAGCCGAGGCCGAGCCGGCTGCCGAAGAGTTTTGTCTGGCTTGCGGCGGGACGGCGATTAACTCGAAAGGTGGACCGTGTCGCATTTGTGAACGGCACGGTCGCTATCCAAAGGTGCAGCCCCCGGTAATCCCACCACCGCCACCCATCGTTCACACCGAGAAGCCGGCTGCGGCTGGTCAGATGTCTCTTTTTTAATTTCTGTTTCTGTTTCATTACAAGGAATGCCCCAATGATCAAACGAACCAAGCAAACCAAGGCCGACGCGATCCGCGAACTAATGGCCGCCACGCCTGACGCTTCCCCTGCGGTGATCGCCGAAGCGATGAAGAAACGCGGCTTCAAGGACACGACGCCGCAATATGTCAGCACGATTAAGAGCATGGACAAACGCAAGAGCAGCGGGACCACGCGGCGTGGCGAACTGACTGCCGACGACTTGCTGGCCGCGAAAGACTTCGTTCGTCAGATGGGCGGCAAGGCCCGGGCGGTTGAGGCCCTCAATAATCTCGAGAAGCTGGTGGGCTGATCGCGATCGGCACGGAGGAAACAGCAAGCCACGGAGGGCACCTGCGAACCGTTTCCCTTTCCGCTTGGGAGTTGATGATGCGTTTTTACCTAGTGTTGTTCTTCGCGGCGATTGTCTCGCTGCCGATTGTCAGTTGGTTCTTACAGTCGCTTCTGCCCTGGCTGGCGATGATGTCGGTCGTGCTGCTGGCGATGGCGTGCTGGTTTGTGGCTAGGGCGATTAGCAAGACTAACGCCTAGCGAACTATTTCCCAACCTTTTGGAGCTGCGAATTATGAACGTCCCCACGATCGAGATGGACCAGGAACAGGCTTTGGCGAAGCTGAAAGCTTATCGGCGTGAATTGCATCACGGCGCGGATGAGGTTTATCAGGCGGCGGCCCAAGGCTACGAGGCCTTGGCGAAAGGGCTGAAGCTGATCGACATCGGCCAGGCAATTTCCCAAGGGGGAACATTTCCCGATCAGTTCCCACGCCTGGCAATCGCCCGTGCTGACCGCCAAGTGGTGAAGTGTGTTCTGCAAAGAGGACGCACCACATTTGACGCCTCGCGTGAAGGCTACGGTTCAAGCCTGATAGTCCAGATCGCCAACGACCTTGTGAATACTTGGGAAACGAAATACACGCGAATCCCGATCGTGCCAGCCGACGTCAGGCAAGAACTGCGAGCAATGAAGCGATCGGTCGACCTGCGGCGTTACCACATCTTGTGGGAGGTTGAAGCCTGGTACGATCGCAACCCGATCGTACCGCCCGAGGCGATGAAAAACAGTCGACCTCACAACTATCGGGGCCAATGCCTAATCGATTGCATTACGACTATTTCTGAAGACTCCTTAATATGGTACGAGTGTAATCTCGGCCTCTTTGTAGTGCCTCTAGTGGATTAACTACGCGGTACCCCAACGGCTCACTCCATTATTTCACATTCATCAAGTAACAAGTAAGATGTACTCTTTCAACTTGACAACGTGGTTCGTAAAAGGAGCCAGTGATGGCTATCGACGGCGATATCAACAAAGGGTTGCAGGCAGCACTGAACGGCAACGCACTCCTCTTTACAGGCGCAGGATTCTCCTTTGGCGCCACGAACGTCAAGACAGAAAAGCTGCTAGCTGGAAAAGAGCTTGCAAAACAAATCGCTACAAGATGCGGTATTTCTGACGAACTAGAACTCGACGTTGCTGCTCAGTTCTTTCAGGAAGACCATGGGGATGACGAACTCATCAAGCTATTGCGGTCAGAATACACCGTGTCTGATGTCGCCAAGCACCATTTAGACCTCGCGGCTGTACCGTGGAGTCGCGTCTACACAACCAACTATGACAACGTCTATGAATTCGCATGCGCAAGACTTCCACGCGATGTGAATCCTATAACAATCGATAAATTGCCAAGTGAGGTCGCACTTTCGTCAAACGACTGTGTACATATTAACGGTTCGATTTTAGGGCTAACTCGAGACACGATTCACTCCTCATTAAAACTGACACGCACGAGCTATCTTACAGATGCGTTTTCAGACAATGCCTGGGTAGATGTCTTCAGAAGTGACGTTGAATGTGCTGAGGCGTTTTTTTTCATCGGTTATTCTCTCTATGATCTCGACATCAATCGCATACTCTACGCCACAAAGACTCTCCGAAAAAAGACGTTCTTCGTAGTATCAAAGTCCCCGTCCTCTGTTGAAAAGCGTATTTTCTCTCCATTCGGCTCGCTTGCTCCAATTGGTATCGACGGTATCGCTTCCTATTTGACGAAGACCAAGGCGACATTCACCCCCGTCACAACAAATGAATTGCCGCTGGCATCTTTCGACACCGCTTTGCCGCCCTCGAAGAAGCCTTTGGACATCCGGGACTCCGATGTATTCAATTTGTTGTTCTACGGTGACGTCAATGCTGAGTTCGTCGGCCAATCCATTCGCAAGGACACTTCAGAGTACACCATTAAGCGTAGAGTATTTTGTGAACTAACGAATGAAATCGAAGCGAACTCCAAGACTATCATACTACATACCGACCTTGGCAATGGGAAATCGATATTAGTTGAACAATTGCGATCCTGGGCGCATATTGAAAATCGCGATATTTTCGTATTCCGAAACAGATCACGAAGTGTACTGCATGAAATCCAACAGATATGTAGCCAGCATACTTCTCCTATTATCGTTTTCGAAAACTATGAATTCTGGCTAGATCTTATCAAGGAGACCCAAAGCCGACGTCCTGCAACGTCAACACTAATCCTCACATCGCGATCCGGTGTACACGACATTTTTAACCGTGATTTACACGAAATAATAGGAGATCATATCGAGATCGATGCAAATATATTACGCCCAGAAGATGTAACGCATCTCTCAGAATTTCTCACGGCCTATGGAATGTGGGGAGACTTTGCTGATCTTAGCACCAGGGAAAAAGAAGACTTTATCAGAAAGCAGTGCGGCGCAACAATACACGCTGTATTATTACGTTTACTGGAATCAAGAACGATCCACGAGCGACTCGATAAAGCGATCAACGCCATTAAGACAAACAACGACATTTACAAAATGGTCATAAGCATATTAATACTACGAATACTAAACATTGCAATTGACGGCAACTTACTACTGGACATTCTAGGGATAGATGCACAGGCAAGCCTAACAGCCCGTTGAAAAAGCCACCGATTCTCCACGATGGCGATTCACTACCTGCAGCATCGCTGCCGACTCGGTGTCGCTGATTGGAATCGTTCAACCTGAACTAGGCTTTGCAGACTTCTCTCAACAAGAATCAGGGCAAGATAGAGGGCCGAAAGAAGGTTGTGAAGGCCTTGCAGGCTTCGCGGCGTACCGATTCCGAAGACTGTGCGCAAGATCAGGCCCAGGTTCCGCGCGGCGGCTTGGATCGTCCAGCGTTTGCGAATTTTCTCGATCCCTCGTAGCCAACTTCTTCGCCCGCCCCCTGTCTCGCACGTGTGCGCGAAGGTTCGTTCGATCAGTTCGCTGCGTTTGCGTTGCAGACGTTTTCCTTTGCTGCGACCTGCTCGCCGACGATTGGCGTAAACTGCTTGCTGAAGATCCGGCCGTTTGTCATGCCAACGCAAACGCCTCGGGCGATGCGGCTCGGCGACGTACGTTCGCAGGCCGAGCGACTGAGCCAGTTCCAACGTCTCCGCCGCGTGATAACCTTTGTCGGCTGCGACTTCTGCGATGTTCGCTTTCAACGTCGCTTCGTTCAGGTGCGTCTGCGCGGCGACGACGCTGTCGACCAGCGTTTGCGAATCGGCTTGATCGGCATGATAAACTTCGGCCGCCAGCACCAGATCGGTTTGCAGGTCGACGACATGCTCCGCCTTGTAAGCCAGGTGCGTCGTGCCGTCTTTCATCTTCGTAATGCGGCTGTCACTGTCGGTCTTCGATTGCCAATCGGCGTTGGAAACCTTCTTGTTTTTCCGCTTCTGATCGAACCGGCGCAGTTCGTCGTCGGTCGGCTCGTCCTCCTCATCGACGAGGCCTTCTTCTCGCATTAGCCGCGTCACGTACGCCTTCCAATCTTCGCCCGTGTCGCGACGAATGATCGACTTCATCGCCGCGTTGGCTTCGAGCGTGGTCGCGTCGACCGCGACTTGCTTGCCGCTAAGCAGCTTCTTTTCGGCCGCGATTTGCAGCACCATTTGAAAGACGCTTAAGTGAACTTCGAGCGGCAGACGATTACGAATCTTGGTCAAGCTTGAGTGATCGGGCGAAGCTTCGGTCGGTGCGAGTCCCAAAAACTCACGCAGGCTCAAGCTGTCAGCACACCGCCAGGCGATGCCACGCTGTGAGCCGATCCCTTCAAAATAACCGACCAGCAGCATGCGAAAGTAAACGCCCGGCGGCAGACTCGGTCGCCCGCGACCATCGGCGTAATAAGGCAGGCAAATCTCTTCGAGCCGCGCGTCGAACCGGGCCTCCGCCAACAGCTGATTTAACTTTTTATAGAACACATGCCCCGGCGACTTCGGCAAATCGGTCGAAGCAACCCAAGCCGCCTGAGTTTCGCAGGCCCGTTTTCCTAAAGCCATCATCCATCCTTTGCAATGGGAAGGTCTTGCTGGAGAATAGCCGGGAGACGAGGGTTTTTCAACGGGCTGCTAGAGAGTGGGTAGTGACATCAACATGGGTATCCTGGAAGCCTCCTTCGCTAGTGCTCACGGCGATTGCACCATAAATCACGTCCCCAGCAGCACTTCCAGCTGGTACTTGTCATTCCTGCCTGCTTTTAGACGTTTATTCTTCACACTGACCTTGGCCGTTTTGTTGTTCTTCAGCAAGCTCAGGCTCGTTCGTCTAAGTGGGCTGAAGTTGACGTCGGCGTGCCCTTTGCGAATCGGGCTTGGGTCTTCGGCGGGTGCCTCTGGCCCCTGTTTTGGTAAGCAGGTACATGCCCAACTTCTTTCACTAAGTCCCGTACGCTGAATTAACGACAGCGTAACACAGCGAAGGTAAACCGGCGACTGCTTGCCGCACCGCCTTGTTGATTTAAACCAAGTGGTGCGGATTGGTTGCCAAGGGAAGATGCCGATTTTCGTTTGCCCCGGAATGATATCGCTCGGGTTACGCATTCGTTAATTCAGCCAATTGTAGTAGTGCCCCGCCTCAGAAAACCTTAACCCCCAATCGCTAATCGTCTCTTTCGTCGGTAGATTCGGTGTTCGATGAATTGCATTCTCTCAAGTCAGCCAATCGTCGCTGCCATATCTGACTATTCGGCTCCAGTTTTATGCAGGTCAAAAGAAAACCTTCACAAAGCAACGGATCGTGAACGCGCAGAAAGCTGGCTGCGTTCGCCAAGACATCAACATCGACAGGGAATTCCAGCATTTTCTTGAACCACATGCTCTTGCCAACTTCATAGACCACCTTGTCATCAGGTAGGTTCAAGTGTCCTTCAGTGCGTTGGTGAATTCGCGATTTGGGGTAATGGTCGATCAGCCATAGCACCAGTTTTTGTCTCCTCTCTATTTTCACTGAATCTGGTGCGATTTCGATTCCCTGTATAGGGCCATGATCGCGGCCGAGCTGAGCTACATAAAGTAGGTACTCTTCTTCCGGTAGCAGTTGCTCAACGAATGTCTTCCATTCGACTTCGTGGGCAATTCCAGCTCGCAGCAGCATCGAATCCACAGCGAAGTGGCGGACCTTGTAATCGTCACTCAATATTGCCTGACGATAAATAGGGAGGAGTTGGGGCAAGGCCCGCGAAGAATCTCGTGTCGCCTCAATCAGGCTTTTTAGCTCAGATGCCATACTTCACGCCTCACATACCTGATCGCATTATTAGCCACTGCGCCAGCAACCCAAGCGGTGTTTTCTTCGACCGAGGCCGTCCACTTCTTCTAGAATAGTGTATTGGCAAGGCAATTGGCAAAGGAGTGGTTCATGCGACCTCATGGATCGGCGGCGGAGCTTGAGGCTCGGCAGATGAAGGCGTTGGATTTGATTCGCCAGGGGTGGCGGGTGAAGGATGTGGCTGAGGCGTTGGGCGTGACGGCGACTACCGTCTCGACTTGGAAGAACAAGCCAGGCGGCAAGCGATCCTTGAAGGCGAAGCCGCAGCATGTTCCGCTGTGCCGGGCAGGAGGCACTGCCGCCAAGGAAACCTCTCGGTGTGCCAAGGTGCCTCTGGCCCGTGTTTTGGGAAGCAGGGACGTGCCCAACTAGGCATTTTAGCAGCGTCAGAGTCAGACGGGTTTCTGCTGCTATGCAGTCCGTGGCCAGTTTGCCTCTAGCAGTCGTGGACTTCC comes from Bremerella cremea and encodes:
- a CDS encoding tetratricopeptide repeat protein, whose amino-acid sequence is MSSSNSPESQPLPPRESPPPARRSRPIGRWLLTIFVLLVVYLGFTFLNTKSRAQWKWAEALQALEQGQITEAQQFADQALELAPDDPAMQLYAAELSYRIDAPENANEHLKRALELAGESPYVLNTSSFLLARMGRHDQSLPLADKVVELAETKHTIHRHTALNQRAYAIALAAEDGQASPEQIKQGLIDINEALAIFVHDDMVIDQRIANYLDTRGYLELFAGAPKQGLEDINKAIAVYELLRQKLLAQTKKDEKLDQLPETVVAEDKELKNVLAVLYSHRAAIYEKLNQPEAAAADRARAKDFGLNRKKGIW
- a CDS encoding GGDEF domain-containing protein, which codes for MEDWIFGIPTPVAMALIALIGYFLGKRNQQPASVEHAFARRELKRAKAVVKQLEEISREVRRNLATHQSSITHFKDRILLMSSDENQSGESWQTLCEEAERMLSPTMRLSSQIAHAYDEVRQQANLLMTFTESRTDPLTGLSNRRALDDSLESLFAMKDRYELTFSLCILDVDHFKRINDEYGHLEGDRVLQKVADLIDNCVRETDVVTRYGGEEFVVLMPSTGLDGAGMFAERVRSAAEEKLNVTVSGGVAQASAADEPQTLLARADAALYRAKANGRNCIFCHTGDKVVPYPSSSETNAHEELSDDKNLLEEIRLLERSLGTRLEIEDSASKSDVKLEETEVV
- a CDS encoding tyrosine-type recombinase/integrase, with amino-acid sequence MISQPPLGPNTYLRQFFLRHYIPHCIEDPTSRNMEGYERALDLWEELTDNPPLKQITCETLSEFKGKLLAFRFRGRTLAVNTVHKHLSHIQWVLDQAGPPGRRGKEKTAVGILDRVPFTKLPKRRETYQDEVPADDIVKVFHVAGEHARLPKVPGVNPGHLWQAIFGLQLCTSLRIGQCSQIPMNAVKWDRMQIVLPYEICRKSKKDEPKPVHSFVMQLLMRIRGPRELLFPIFEEHSKKTIYDELHRLQDLAGVPHFGFHAVRASAITSLSEISGEAAQFAAGHASMRTTRIYQKVRLLSQAQEKLTIFDALAQGREESEAV
- the csrA gene encoding carbon storage regulator CsrA; its protein translation is MLVLSRYQNETIMIGDDVAITVVEIRGDKVRLGIEAPKSIDVHRREVWAKIKAGQDEEGGEAIPVPAA
- a CDS encoding tellurite resistance TerB family protein → MVFPLFTDFLKSCRDRGAETFNRIKDRTTFNRVVWACFLIGRADGNFDSQERKATAELIREKLPQYSLDDILEAIAKAEDKLNFDVNMGTLEVMDEIGKAKGEAAEAIIRAAVYIGGADGDFDDTEKGIVRQLCSRMELNPVNYGL
- a CDS encoding intracellular growth attenuator family protein, producing MMRFYLVLFFAAIVSLPIVSWFLQSLLPWLAMMSVVLLAMACWFVARAISKTNA
- a CDS encoding SIR2 family protein gives rise to the protein MAIDGDINKGLQAALNGNALLFTGAGFSFGATNVKTEKLLAGKELAKQIATRCGISDELELDVAAQFFQEDHGDDELIKLLRSEYTVSDVAKHHLDLAAVPWSRVYTTNYDNVYEFACARLPRDVNPITIDKLPSEVALSSNDCVHINGSILGLTRDTIHSSLKLTRTSYLTDAFSDNAWVDVFRSDVECAEAFFFIGYSLYDLDINRILYATKTLRKKTFFVVSKSPSSVEKRIFSPFGSLAPIGIDGIASYLTKTKATFTPVTTNELPLASFDTALPPSKKPLDIRDSDVFNLLFYGDVNAEFVGQSIRKDTSEYTIKRRVFCELTNEIEANSKTIILHTDLGNGKSILVEQLRSWAHIENRDIFVFRNRSRSVLHEIQQICSQHTSPIIVFENYEFWLDLIKETQSRRPATSTLILTSRSGVHDIFNRDLHEIIGDHIEIDANILRPEDVTHLSEFLTAYGMWGDFADLSTREKEDFIRKQCGATIHAVLLRLLESRTIHERLDKAINAIKTNNDIYKMVISILILRILNIAIDGNLLLDILGIDAQASLTAR
- a CDS encoding transposase, which translates into the protein MMALGKRACETQAAWVASTDLPKSPGHVFYKKLNQLLAEARFDARLEEICLPYYADGRGRPSLPPGVYFRMLLVGYFEGIGSQRGIAWRCADSLSLREFLGLAPTEASPDHSSLTKIRNRLPLEVHLSVFQMVLQIAAEKKLLSGKQVAVDATTLEANAAMKSIIRRDTGEDWKAYVTRLMREEGLVDEEDEPTDDELRRFDQKRKNKKVSNADWQSKTDSDSRITKMKDGTTHLAYKAEHVVDLQTDLVLAAEVYHADQADSQTLVDSVVAAQTHLNEATLKANIAEVAADKGYHAAETLELAQSLGLRTYVAEPHRPRRLRWHDKRPDLQQAVYANRRRAGRSKGKRLQRKRSELIERTFAHTCETGGGRRSWLRGIEKIRKRWTIQAAARNLGLILRTVFGIGTPRSLQGLHNLLSALYLALILVERSLQSLVQVERFQSATPSRQRCCR
- a CDS encoding helix-turn-helix domain-containing protein, giving the protein MRPHGSAAELEARQMKALDLIRQGWRVKDVAEALGVTATTVSTWKNKPGGKRSLKAKPQHVPLCRAGGTAAKETSRCAKVPLARVLGSRDVPN